The following nucleotide sequence is from Paenibacillus odorifer.
GGAAAGAAGGGGGAGATTGTTATCAAAAAATGGTTATTGAAATGGGGCTGGATGTGGTTATATCTAGTGCTGATTTCGGGTGCTGTTTTATTTATAACTTTAGGAAAGCAAGAACCCATTGAAGATGATTCACCAGAAAAAATCACATTAACTTTCCGTCATTTCTGGATTAAAGAGCATGATCGGCCACTGTTGACTATTTATGAAGATATCGTGGACAAATATCAATCAGAACATCCAAATGTGAAAGTTAACTTTGAAGGTTTAGATCAGACGTTGCACCGTGATCAAAAGCTGAAGAACGAGATGGTTACTGGCACCCCGCCAGATATGTTTGTTTTGTTCGGTGGAGCGGAAATTGAGCCATATGTGCGCTCTAAGCGCCTGATTGATCTGACTGATTTCGTCAGGGAGAATGCGCTGACCAATCAATTCAAGGATCTGGATCTCTGGACCTTTGACAACCATATTTATGGCTTGCCTATTGAAGGGAATGCTGAACCCTTATATTTTAATAAAACCATATTCGAAAAGCTGGGTTTGAAGCCGCCAGAAACGCTGCAAGAGCTTGATGCTGCCATACTAAAGCTGAAGTCGGCTGGGTATATTCCATTTGCACTTGGCAACGAGGATCGTTGGCCCGCAGGGATTTTTGCACATTATTTAATGGATCGTTATGCCGGCGCCGACTTGATCGAGAAGCTAATTACTGGTGAAGATCAAGCCAGCTTTCAGAATGAGGTCTATTTAAAGGCTTTTCAGCACTTGGAGCAATGGATTAAAGAAGGTGCCTTCAGCACGAAATCAAATGTGTTATCCACAGAAAATGCGGTGGGACTATTTACGAGCGGCAAGGCTGCGATGTATCTAAACGGAAACTGGGATATCAATTTATTTGCCGGCGCAGCAGCTCCTACGGATTTTCAAAATGAGGTAGGTGTTATTCCGTTTCCCACATTGAAGAAGGGGGAACAACCTTCGATAGCCGGCGGTTATACATTTGGCATCGGCCTTTCCTCCGAACTAAGCGGAGCGAAGCGGGAGGCTGCGCTCGATCTCATGAAAGCTTTTTACACCCAGGAGGTTCAGACACGGATTGTATATGAAGGGTTGAGAATTCCGTCCATGCGCATCGCCTTTGATCCTGAGAAGACAGGACCCGTATTCGCGCAAGTCATGAATATGATGGAAGTTAACCGCAAGAGCTTTGTCCCTTATGATAATGTATTGTCACCAGAAGTGAAAAAAACGTTCCTGAGTGTTATAGAACAGATGATTAATGGAGAAATGTCTGCTGAGCAAGCGTTAAAGCAAGTGCAGGCATCCTCCATTCAATATTGGAATTTGATCCAAAGCTCAAGTGTACAATGATCCTGGAGGTGCAGGGAATGGATGAGTTACAAGAGAAATATAAAGTAATAATCGTGGATGATGAGCCGATTATTCTTCGTAGCTTAAAAGCAGCCATTCCATGGAATGATCTTCAGATGGAGATTGTGGGAGAGGCACGAAATGGAGAATTAGCTCTTCGCTTAATAGAAGACACTTCACCACATATCGTGATTAGTGATATTCGCATGCCCGTAATTGACGGGATTACGTTGATGAAGGAAGTATTGTCTAAAAATCCGAAGCTGGTGTTTATTTTTATAAGCGGGTACGGAGAGTTCGAATATGCAAGAGAAGCATTACGTCAAGGCGCATTTGATTATTTATTGAAGCCGATCGATCATGATGAACTGGTTGAAATGTTAAACCGCGCGAGAACCAAGCTGGATGAACAGAAGCAAAATGATCAGCTGATTCATTCTGTGCAGATGCTGTCACTGCTTGCACGTGAACGTCTGTTTGCAGAAATCACTTTGGGAAATGCAAGGCCGCTTGAGCATCTGAAATGGCTGGAGAACAGTGAACTGGAGAGCGGTTATTTCATGGCTGTTGTCCAGTTAGATGATTACTCCACACTGAGCAATCAATGGAGTGTAGAAGAAAAACGGCTATGGCTGTTTGCAATCCGCAATATTGTGGAAGAATGGTCACTGGAACATGGAGTGCTGACGGTTTTCCCGTTTCATAATGGAGAGTGGATACTACTGTTCCCTGGATCTTTAAGCGCCAGCAGAAGAGAACTTGGTGAACATTTGATAGCGGGGATCAAGAGATACTCTAAGCAGTCTTGTTCCGTAGGCATCAGCCGCACCACACAAGGCATTGATCAATTAAGTACGGTTTACCCTCTGGCTGCGAAGGCCTTATATCAACGGTTCTATTCGGGTCTTGCCGGGGTCTTTATTGATGAAGAGATATCGTTCCCTAGCAGTAAAGAGGTGAAATACCCAAAAGAGCTGGAAACCGCGCTGATTGAAAGTATACGTACCTTAAATAGAGACCGGATGTGGTCTTTATTTGATGAGCTTGCTTTATTTATTGAGTCACAAGCTGTTCCTAAGGATATGGCTGAACGTCTTCTTGTTGAAATGATCGTTGTTTTGTACAGAAATTATGAGTATTTGAATATAAATTCAGATTGGTCTTTACATGGATTGCTTAGTAAGATGCACAATCTTGGCACTTTAAATGAAGTGATCTCTGCTCTGAAAGAAGAGTTTGGTGTGCGATTGGAGCAAGGGAACAAGCCTGTGAATCGCGAGGATACGCGTAGCGCCATCGAGAAAGCGAAACGTTATATTGAGAGTAATTACCATAAAGATTTGAGTATTGAGGAAGTAGCGGAGCTGGCTGATCTCAGTATCAGTCATTTCTGTACTTTATATAAACAAATAACGGGCTATACCTTTTTGGAGTATGTTACACACTGCCGGATGGAGAGGGCGAAGTATATTTTGCAGAGCAGCAACGTAAAAGTGTATCAGATAGCTCCTCTCGTCGGTTATCAGGACCCGCGTTATTTTACACAGGTTTTTAAAAAGGCTAGTGGTCAAACACCAACAGAATACCGAGAAGAGCATACTAAGCAGATCCATTAACAAGGAGGTAAGGGATGGAATTTCATTTGGAGATGATTGTTAAGTGTTTAACGAACCATAAGCTGCAGAAATATTGGAAAGGATTCGAGGCTGTTTCTTTTGCATTTTATAATAAGGATAACGTGTATCTGTACAATCATCCCAAATTTAAAACGGTAGGATATCATCCACATTTGCTTCCTTGGAGTAATGAATTCTCAGGAGATACAATCATTTTATATGAGGATCACCCTACAGCCATCGTTAATCTGGAATTACATGAAGAATTCGAAGACTTGTACGCCATTTGTGTACACGAATTATTTCACGGTTATCAATTCCTAATGGGAGATGAACGTTATGCAGATGAATTATTGATGATTACCTACCCTTTATCCCTCGAAAATATGGAATTGCGGATTCAAGAAAGACATCATTTATATCTTAGTGTAATGGCAGCTACTATTGAAGAGCGTAATCAAGCAATGTACAGATTTATTGCCTTACGTCAACAAAGAGAACAGCTGCTCGGGGAGTACGTGCTAAATGAATATCTTATTGAAACGATGGAAGGACCCGCTTGGTATGTTGAATTAAATGCCTATGCCGAGAAATCCACACTTCCTAATGAGGAGGTATTGCAGAAGTTCAGTTCGTATTTAATAGATGAACTTGAATCATCGGCAAATATTAGAAGAAGCTGCTATGGTTCTGGACTGTTTATATGTTTGCTGCTGGATGAGCTTCGCACCGATTGGAAAGAAGAGTTTATGAAGTCGGAGTTAAGTTTATATGCGTTTTTTAAGCAATTTGTGGATCAAGTCATCATTCCCTTCGAGGAGATATCCATCAGCAAAGAAACGGAAGAAATTATGCAATCGGTCAAAACAATCAGGGAGAAGGAATTCATTGATTTTATCAGCCTTGAAGGGTACCACCTGTATATTGAAGGAGATATAAAATCTACGGGTTTTAATCCTATGGGTATTATTGGTGGAGATGAGAAATGTATTCATAAGAATAATTTACGAATCCAAATCAATGATGCGGAGTATTTTCTGGAAAAGCCAGTGATTAGCTACTATAAAGCTGACCTTCGAAATATTAATAAACTGCACTTAGTATTAGATGAACCTCCAACTTTTAATAAAGATTCGTTAATCCTTAATGGAATTGGTGAGATCAAAGGTCAATATGAAGTGAAGGAAGATGGATGTTGGCTGCAATGCTGACGGAAATTGATTAGAATGAGAGTATGACATTTGTCATACTCTCTACTTGATGTTTATGACTTATAGGATGATACTTCATCGCCTATACTTAGAGTAGATGAAAAGATCCTTAGCCGGACACATCAAGGAGGAAACGATATAGATGACTACAAAACAGACATCACAGCTCTCCAGCCTTAAAAAGAGTGTAGCCCCTTACGAGAAAAATGACCGCAACGCAAGTATAAGACAGCTCATCAATACTTTAGGACCACTTGTGCTGTTATGGGGCGGAGCTTATTTCTCTTTATCCGTTTCCTATTGGCTCACCCTTCTGTTAGCTATTCCTGCAGCAGGATTTGTAATTCGAACTTTTATTATTTTTCATGATTGCACACATGGATCGTTTTTTAAGAATCGTAAAGCGAATGATATTATCGGAACGATCACAGGTGTACTGACACTGGTTCCTTATCGGCAGTGGAAACATAGTCATTCCATTCACCACGCCAGCTCCAGTAATCTCGATAAAAGAGGGATCGGCGATATTTGGATTATGACGGTCGATGAATACGCAGCAGCTTCCTTCTGGAAACGTCTATATTACCGGATTTACCGCAATCCCATCGTGATGTTTGGTCTTGGACCGATTGCTGTTTTTATGATTCAGTATCGTTTTAATGTTAAAGGTGCTAGACGCAAAGAGCGGATGAATACCTATTTGACGAATATTTCAATCGCAGCCCTTTATGGCTTGCTGATATGGGCTATTGGCTGGCAGGCATTTCTTATGGTGCAGCTGCCTGTAGCATTTGTATCAGGGTTTCTCGGCATATGGTTGTTCTACGTCCAACATCAGTTTGAAGACTCTTATTTCGAGAATGAATCCGAATGGAGTTATGTGATGGCCGCGGTTGAAGGCAGCTCATATTATAAGCTGCCGAAGGTGCTGCAATGGATTACGGGCAACATCGGCTTCCACCATGTGCATCATTTAAGTCCAAAGGTGCCAAACTATAATTTGGAAAAAGCGCATAACGCGACTCCACCGCTACAAAAAGCAACAACGATTACGATTGGTACCAGCTTGAAGGCTCTTCACTTCCGTCTTTGGGATGAGGAAAATAAACGTTTCATCAGTTTCAAAGAGATGAAGTCCATATTAAATAAACCTAAAACAGCAGGCGAGGTCCTGCAAGTTCATAAGCCCAGACTCCAGGGAGAATAATGGTCCACATTGTAATCAAATAGCAGCAAAATGGAAGGTTAGAGCCGGAGAACTCATTCGCGCTCTAATCTTTTTTCTCTTTATCGTTGTGGTTCACCGGATTTTACCGGATTTATGCTAGAATAGGGTGAGTGGCATATGGCAAAAAGGAGAGCGAACATGCAGAAGTGGCATCATATTTTTCATAAAAGTACAGGTCTTAGCCCTTATGTATGGGTCGTATTTTATATTCTACCGTTTTATTTCATCTTTCGGTCCTCCTCTCCCTACCAGGTAGTTTCGGGAATCTTGATGATCGCTGTGTTTTTTGTTTGTTATGTGCTTTCTTTTGTCTCCAAGGGTTGGTTAGTTTATTTTTGGACGAGCGTGCAGATACTTGTCTCTATAACGATGACGTTGTTGTTTGGATATATGTATTTTGCGCTTTTTTTAGCCTTTTTTATTGGGAATATCCAGAATCGAGTAGGGTTTTTCACCCTATACTCCATTCATTTGCTGACTACGATTATTACGATCAATTATGAGCTGCTGTCGCGTAATCCCGTATTTATCAGCCAGCTTCCGTTTGTGCTTGTCAGTATGATTGCAGTGATCCTGCTGCCAATCAGTACCTATAACCGCAATAATCAAGGGAAGCTGCAAGACCAATTGGAGGATGCTAATAAGCGAATCTCTGAATTGGTTAAGCTCGAGGAACGCCAGCGGATTTCACGTGATCTACACGATACATTAGGTCAGAAGCTTTCGTTAATTGGTCTGAAAAGTGATTTGGCAGGAAAGCTTATCGACAGTAATCCGACGCAAGCAAAAGCCGAGATCAATGATGTACGCCAGACGGCGAGAAGTGCACTGAAAGAGGTCCGGGAGATGATTACGCGAATGCGTGGCATTCGCCTTGAAGACGAGCTCGTTCATATTCAGCAGTTTCTTGCGGCTGCGGAGATCGATTATGTTTTGCAAGGCAATCCTAAACTTTCTAACACTTCATTGATTACGGAGAATGTGCTCAGCATGTGTATTAAGGAAGCTGTCACAAATGTTGTGAAGCATAGTAATGCACAGTCCTGCTCAATTATCATCGAACCTACGCGTACAGATCTGATCATTAAAGTGAAAGATGATGGAACCGGCATCCCGGGCAATGATCTTTATTTTAAAGGACATGGGCTGCAAGGCATGCGGGAACGTCTTGAATTTGTGAATGGCTGTATGGATATCGTGCAAGATGGGGGAACTACGATCGTGATTAAGGTCCCTAATGCATTTAAGCATCCGGAACAGGAGGTAACCTTATAATGATTAAGATTGTAATCGCTGAGGATCAGCGGATGCTCCTTGGAGCGCTGGCATCTTTGTTGGATTTAGAAGAGGATATGAAGGTAGTGGGCCGGGCAAGCAACGGGGAAGAAGCTGTAGCGATGGTTCAGCAGCATAAGCCGGATATCTGTATTATGGATATTGAGATGCCAGCGATGAGTGGTCTCGACGCTGCGGAAGCGCTGAAGAATAGCGGCTGCAAAACGATGATATTAACCACCTTTGCCCGTGCGGGATATTTCGAACGTGCGCTCAAGGCGGGAGTTCATGCTTATTTGCTGAAAGACAGTCCAAGTGAAGAACTGGCACTTTCGATACGTAATGTGATGGCAGGCAGACGCATGTATGCACCGGAGCTAATGGATGAAGCCTACAGCGGTGAAGTTAATCCTCTGACTCAGCGGGAGAAGGAAGTACTTGGACTCATTGCCGACGGTAAAAATACAAAAGAGATCGCCAGCCAATTGTACATTACCACGGGAACAGTCCGGAATTACATCTCTGTTATACTAGATAAGCTGGATGTAGGTAACCGCATCGAGGCAATCACTCGATTTAAGGAAAAAGGTTGGTTTAAATGAGCGTGGGTAAGAAACGATTAGTTGGCAGAAGCAGCTTGTAAACGTGAATAGCTAATCGCTGATCGCTAATCGCTGATCGCTGTTTATACTCACCAATCGCAAATAGATGTATTTCCTACAACTATATGCTATAAAATGCTCTGCAGATGCGATTTAGTTGCATTTCTTACATCTAAAAGTTCGCTTAGAGGGCATTTCCATTATTTTTCGGGGAAATAGTTGTAGAGAATGCAGTTAAAGAGTTGTCTAAGCAGAAAATATACTTATAATTGTACTGAGTGCAGCTATTTCTTTTATTCGCATTAATGAAATTCAATATAATCTGCTAAAAATAAAATTTTTAATGTTATTTTGATGTTAACACTCGCCAAATGTTCCCGCGCCGTATATCATTAATTATCGGCCTATTATTCACAATAGGACAGTTAATCAAAAGGAAGTGTATTTTCTGATGTCAAGAAAGCTAAGAGCCGGCATAGTTGGCGGCACAGGTATGGTAGGACAACGTTTTATTGCCCTTCTAGAGAATCATCCTTGGTTTGAAGTAACTGCGATTGCTGCCAGTGCTAGATCTGCTGGAAAAACGTATGAAGAATCGGCCAAGGGCAGATGGAAGTTATCTACTCCAATGCCTGAGAACGTAAAGAATATTATGGTCCAAGACGCTTCTAAGGTAGAGGAAGTAGCTGCGGATGTAGATTTGATCTTTTGTGCTGTAGACATGAAAAAAGATGAGATTAAAGCGCTCGAAGAGGCTTATGCTCGCACCGGAACGCCAGTAATCTCCAATAACTCAGCGCATCGCTGGACGCCTGACGTGCCTATGGTCATTCCTGAGATTAATCCGGAGCATCTTGAGGTTATTGCACAGCAAAGAAAACGTCTGGGAACAGAGACAGGGTTCATTGCAGTTAAACCTAACTGCTCCATTCAAAGTTATGTGCCTGCACTTCATGCGCTCAAAGACTTCAATCCATCTAAAGTGGTGGTCACTACCTACCAAGCTATTTCTGGTGCAGGAAAGACTTTTGCGGACTGGCCAGAAATGCTGGACAACGTGATTCCTTACATCGGTGGCGAAGAAGAGAAGAGTGAGCAAGAGCCTTTGCGGATCTGGGGAAGCGTTGAAGAAGAGGGTATCGTAAAGAGTGAAGCGCCAACGATTACTTCGCAGTGTATCCGTGTGCCTGTAGCGGATGGACATATGGCTGCTGTATTTGTTTCTTTTGAGAAGAAACCGTCCAAAGAAGAGATTCTGAATCTCTGGAAGAGCTTTAAAGGACGTCCTCAGGAGCTTGAACTGCCTAGCGCACCTAAACAGTTCATTACCTATTTTGAAGAGGACAATCGTCCACAGACCAAGCTGGATCGTGATATTGAGAACGGAATGGGCGTATCGACAGGCAGACTTCGCGAAGATGCCCTCTATGATTACAAATTCGTAGGTCTATCTCATAACACCCTGCGCGGAGCGGCTGGCGGTGCTGTGTTGATCGCTGAGCTTCTGAAAGCAGAAGGTTATATTCAACCGAAATAAGTCTATACATGAGCTGCAAAGCTGATGTGAATAGACGCCTCATCAAAGCTTAGTCTTTGGTGGGGTGTTTTTATTTTAATTTTACATTTGGTAAAATAAGTTATGGAAGGAGAGGATACCTTTGAATAAATATTTATTAGCTTTTATTTGGTTACCATTAATCCTGTTTACAAGCGGTTGTACATCGTCAGCTCAAGAGGAACAAGAGTATGGAGTGTCATCTATAAATGCCGAAATTCCAATTCCGAAGAATGCCAAAGAAATCGAAGTGATAACAAATTCAAATAACCCTAATATAAAAATTGGAGCAAAGTACGAGTTGGATAATATAGGGGGAGAACAAGGTCTTTATCGGCCTGACAGCTATTTTAATAAATTAAGCGATGATGGATGGATAGAGCTGGAGGACAAGCGGTTAGGGCATGTGCAATTTTTTGAAAAAAAGGACACCGTCATCGCCATCGAAATACATGAGGATAGCTTTGATATTCATGAAATGAATAAAGATGCTAAATTCTAAACAGTGGCTAGTTAGATGAAGCATTTGTTATTACTTAAACAGAAAGGTTGAGAGTGTGGTAAGATAGGTAAAGTGTATAAACTATACGAATTCTGAATGACTGACGGAGTGATATAATGGGTGCAAAAAGTAAAGGTGGCGGCACAGGCAGAGGTACGGGGAGTAAAGGCTGGACACGCTGGAACAAAACAGCAAAACCAGTTAAACCTGCTAAAGGTGACCCAACGACGGGTCCAGGTGCTAAAGGTGCAAGTGGAAGCAAGGGCAGTAACGTGAAAAAAAGCGGAAGCACCAAATAGCTCCAATAAACTGGGTTATTCCTGAAGGTTAACATCTGATTTTGATCGTTAAAATCAGGTGTTTTTTTATGACCAGATGTAAGTATATAGAGAGAAAGTAGGATCAGCAGTGAGAATCGATAAATATATAAGCGAAACAGGCTTTTGTTCCAGAAGGGAAACCAAACGATTAATTGCTGCAGGTCGAATCGCTGTGAATGGTATCGTCTGTGATGCGAACATTCTTATAGAGCCAGAGGATATCGTATGGATCGATGGGGAGCCGATAACAAGCAGTAAAGGGGAGCCAGTGTATCTCGCTTTGAATAAGCCGATAGGCATTACCTGTACAGCAGCCCCACATGTAGTTGGGAACATTATTGATTTTGTAGGGTATCCTTCACGGATCTTTGCGATCGGCAGATTAGATAAAAACTCGGAAGGCCTCATTTTGTTAACCAACGATGGAGAGATCGTAAATAAAATGATGCGTTCCGAGAATGGGCATGAAAAAGAATATGTAGTTAATGTAGACAAACCGGTTACATCAGAATTCTTACAAGCGATGTCTAGCGGCGTGAACATTCTTGGAATCACAACGAAACCTTGTGAGGTCTATCGGATCACAGAATGTCAGTTTAGAATTATCCTAACTCAAGGTCTTAATCTGCAAATACGCAGAATGAGCAAGGAGTTAGGATATAGAGTACTAAAGCTGGAGCGCATAAGAATTATGAATATTACATTAGACGGCTTGGAGCTAGGACAATGGCGGCATTTAAGCAGTGAAGAGCTGAATGAGCTTATGTCCCGCTTAAACTAACTTTGTCAACAAAGCCTCTGGCAGTTGGGGTAATGTCTACAGCTCCGGTAATCGCTGAGATAACAGAGATCCCATCCGCACCGGCTGCTAATACAGGTGCAACATTTTGCAGCGTGATTCCCCCAATGCCAACCAAAGGGATGGTAATGCCTTTATTTCTTAGTTCTTCAATAATCGCAGTGCCTTGAACAGCTTTGGCATCCTCCTTGGATGACGTAGGATAAATGGGACCCACGCCCA
It contains:
- a CDS encoding ABC transporter substrate-binding protein — protein: MWLYLVLISGAVLFITLGKQEPIEDDSPEKITLTFRHFWIKEHDRPLLTIYEDIVDKYQSEHPNVKVNFEGLDQTLHRDQKLKNEMVTGTPPDMFVLFGGAEIEPYVRSKRLIDLTDFVRENALTNQFKDLDLWTFDNHIYGLPIEGNAEPLYFNKTIFEKLGLKPPETLQELDAAILKLKSAGYIPFALGNEDRWPAGIFAHYLMDRYAGADLIEKLITGEDQASFQNEVYLKAFQHLEQWIKEGAFSTKSNVLSTENAVGLFTSGKAAMYLNGNWDINLFAGAAAPTDFQNEVGVIPFPTLKKGEQPSIAGGYTFGIGLSSELSGAKREAALDLMKAFYTQEVQTRIVYEGLRIPSMRIAFDPEKTGPVFAQVMNMMEVNRKSFVPYDNVLSPEVKKTFLSVIEQMINGEMSAEQALKQVQASSIQYWNLIQSSSVQ
- a CDS encoding response regulator; the encoded protein is MDELQEKYKVIIVDDEPIILRSLKAAIPWNDLQMEIVGEARNGELALRLIEDTSPHIVISDIRMPVIDGITLMKEVLSKNPKLVFIFISGYGEFEYAREALRQGAFDYLLKPIDHDELVEMLNRARTKLDEQKQNDQLIHSVQMLSLLARERLFAEITLGNARPLEHLKWLENSELESGYFMAVVQLDDYSTLSNQWSVEEKRLWLFAIRNIVEEWSLEHGVLTVFPFHNGEWILLFPGSLSASRRELGEHLIAGIKRYSKQSCSVGISRTTQGIDQLSTVYPLAAKALYQRFYSGLAGVFIDEEISFPSSKEVKYPKELETALIESIRTLNRDRMWSLFDELALFIESQAVPKDMAERLLVEMIVVLYRNYEYLNINSDWSLHGLLSKMHNLGTLNEVISALKEEFGVRLEQGNKPVNREDTRSAIEKAKRYIESNYHKDLSIEEVAELADLSISHFCTLYKQITGYTFLEYVTHCRMERAKYILQSSNVKVYQIAPLVGYQDPRYFTQVFKKASGQTPTEYREEHTKQIH
- a CDS encoding fatty acid desaturase, encoding MTTKQTSQLSSLKKSVAPYEKNDRNASIRQLINTLGPLVLLWGGAYFSLSVSYWLTLLLAIPAAGFVIRTFIIFHDCTHGSFFKNRKANDIIGTITGVLTLVPYRQWKHSHSIHHASSSNLDKRGIGDIWIMTVDEYAAASFWKRLYYRIYRNPIVMFGLGPIAVFMIQYRFNVKGARRKERMNTYLTNISIAALYGLLIWAIGWQAFLMVQLPVAFVSGFLGIWLFYVQHQFEDSYFENESEWSYVMAAVEGSSYYKLPKVLQWITGNIGFHHVHHLSPKVPNYNLEKAHNATPPLQKATTITIGTSLKALHFRLWDEENKRFISFKEMKSILNKPKTAGEVLQVHKPRLQGE
- a CDS encoding sensor histidine kinase encodes the protein MQKWHHIFHKSTGLSPYVWVVFYILPFYFIFRSSSPYQVVSGILMIAVFFVCYVLSFVSKGWLVYFWTSVQILVSITMTLLFGYMYFALFLAFFIGNIQNRVGFFTLYSIHLLTTIITINYELLSRNPVFISQLPFVLVSMIAVILLPISTYNRNNQGKLQDQLEDANKRISELVKLEERQRISRDLHDTLGQKLSLIGLKSDLAGKLIDSNPTQAKAEINDVRQTARSALKEVREMITRMRGIRLEDELVHIQQFLAAAEIDYVLQGNPKLSNTSLITENVLSMCIKEAVTNVVKHSNAQSCSIIIEPTRTDLIIKVKDDGTGIPGNDLYFKGHGLQGMRERLEFVNGCMDIVQDGGTTIVIKVPNAFKHPEQEVTL
- a CDS encoding response regulator transcription factor → MIKIVIAEDQRMLLGALASLLDLEEDMKVVGRASNGEEAVAMVQQHKPDICIMDIEMPAMSGLDAAEALKNSGCKTMILTTFARAGYFERALKAGVHAYLLKDSPSEELALSIRNVMAGRRMYAPELMDEAYSGEVNPLTQREKEVLGLIADGKNTKEIASQLYITTGTVRNYISVILDKLDVGNRIEAITRFKEKGWFK
- the asd gene encoding aspartate-semialdehyde dehydrogenase — translated: MSRKLRAGIVGGTGMVGQRFIALLENHPWFEVTAIAASARSAGKTYEESAKGRWKLSTPMPENVKNIMVQDASKVEEVAADVDLIFCAVDMKKDEIKALEEAYARTGTPVISNNSAHRWTPDVPMVIPEINPEHLEVIAQQRKRLGTETGFIAVKPNCSIQSYVPALHALKDFNPSKVVVTTYQAISGAGKTFADWPEMLDNVIPYIGGEEEKSEQEPLRIWGSVEEEGIVKSEAPTITSQCIRVPVADGHMAAVFVSFEKKPSKEEILNLWKSFKGRPQELELPSAPKQFITYFEEDNRPQTKLDRDIENGMGVSTGRLREDALYDYKFVGLSHNTLRGAAGGAVLIAELLKAEGYIQPK
- a CDS encoding DUF3934 family protein; its protein translation is MGAKSKGGGTGRGTGSKGWTRWNKTAKPVKPAKGDPTTGPGAKGASGSKGSNVKKSGSTK
- a CDS encoding pseudouridine synthase; protein product: MRIDKYISETGFCSRRETKRLIAAGRIAVNGIVCDANILIEPEDIVWIDGEPITSSKGEPVYLALNKPIGITCTAAPHVVGNIIDFVGYPSRIFAIGRLDKNSEGLILLTNDGEIVNKMMRSENGHEKEYVVNVDKPVTSEFLQAMSSGVNILGITTKPCEVYRITECQFRIILTQGLNLQIRRMSKELGYRVLKLERIRIMNITLDGLELGQWRHLSSEELNELMSRLN